Proteins encoded together in one Pseudomonas sp. ADAK13 window:
- a CDS encoding TetR/AcrR family transcriptional regulator gives MTLTSELPAAAAAPRKSRKNNPEKTRENILQEAIVEFVTQGLSGARVDAIAERIQTSKRMIYYYFGSKEQLYVEVLEKLYGDIRNTETRMNLTALEPREAIRRLVEFTFDHHDQNVDFVRIVSIENIHNAEYVKQSTSIKAMNSNILEALGTTLRRGAELGLFREGLEPLDVHLLINSFSFYRVSNRHTFSEIFQIELSDEAVKQRHRAMICESVLRYLQA, from the coding sequence ATGACCCTGACTTCCGAGCTTCCCGCCGCGGCCGCCGCGCCGCGCAAGAGTCGCAAGAACAACCCGGAAAAGACCCGCGAGAACATCCTCCAGGAAGCCATCGTCGAGTTTGTCACCCAGGGCCTTTCCGGCGCCCGGGTGGACGCGATCGCGGAGCGTATCCAGACCTCCAAGCGCATGATTTATTACTACTTCGGCAGCAAGGAGCAGCTCTACGTCGAGGTGCTGGAGAAGCTCTACGGCGACATTCGCAACACCGAAACCCGGATGAACCTGACGGCCCTGGAGCCCCGGGAAGCGATCCGTCGGCTGGTGGAATTCACCTTTGATCACCACGATCAGAACGTGGATTTTGTGCGGATTGTGAGCATCGAGAACATCCACAACGCCGAGTATGTAAAGCAGTCGACATCGATCAAGGCGATGAACAGCAACATCCTCGAAGCCCTCGGCACCACGTTGCGCCGGGGCGCCGAACTGGGGTTGTTCCGTGAAGGACTGGAGCCGCTGGACGTGCACTTGCTGATCAACTCGTTCAGCTTTTACCGGGTGTCCAACCGCCACACCTTCAGCGAGATCTTTCAGATCGAGTTGTCGGACGAAGCGGTCAAGCAGCGGCATCGGGCGATGATCTGCGAGTCGGTGTTGCGCTACCTGCAGGCCTGA